A portion of the Bubalus kerabau isolate K-KA32 ecotype Philippines breed swamp buffalo chromosome 1, PCC_UOA_SB_1v2, whole genome shotgun sequence genome contains these proteins:
- the LOC129629513 gene encoding ER membrane protein complex subunit 5-like translates to MAPSLWKGLVGIGLFALAHAAFSAAQHRTYMRLTEKEDESLPIDIVLQTLLAFAVTCYGIVHIAGEFKDMDATSELKNKTFDTLRNHPSFYVFNHRGRVLFRPSDTTNSSNQDALSSNTSLKLRKLESLRR, encoded by the coding sequence ATGGCGCCGTCGCTATGGAAGGGGTTGGTGGGCATCGGCCTCTTTGCCCTAGCCCACGCAGCCTTTTCCGCTGCACAGCATCGTACTTATATGCGATTaacagaaaaggaagatgaaTCACTGCCAATAGatatagttcttcagacacttctGGCCTTTGCAGTTACCTGTTATGGTATAGTTCATATTGCAGGGGAGTTTAAAGACATGGATGCCACTTCAGAActaaaaaataagacatttgaCACACTAAGGAATCACCcatcattttatgtatttaatcatCGTGGTCGAGTACTGTTCCGGCCTTCGGATACAACAAATTCTTCAAACCAAGATGCATTGTCCTCTAACACATCATTGAAGTTACGAAAACTTGAATCACTGCGTCGTTAA